The proteins below come from a single Bacteroidia bacterium genomic window:
- a CDS encoding helix-turn-helix domain-containing protein: MKSLYRFDTVSQYNALNQHETLHPLVNVINFSQADPRDWDGQKKIRLSFGVYCVFLKEINCGNLRYGCNYYDYEEGTLVFVSPGQVVDIETDGKVYQPKGYALVFHPDLIQGTPLAKSIQSYNFFSYNTNEALHLSERERQIILDCFSKIAYELQQGVDKHSKKLMCSNIELFLNYCERFYDRQFITRDNVNKGILEKFEELLNGYYSSDKPQRIGLPAVAYFAEELHLSANYFGDLIKKETGKSAKDYIQGKIIEVAKNKTFNSDKTVSEIAYELGFKYPQHFTRLFKQRVGCTPNEYRNLN, from the coding sequence ATGAAAAGCCTATACAGATTTGATACCGTCAGCCAGTACAATGCCCTGAATCAGCACGAGACCTTGCACCCCCTGGTCAATGTCATAAATTTTTCTCAGGCTGATCCCAGGGACTGGGATGGGCAGAAGAAGATCCGGCTCTCCTTTGGTGTCTATTGTGTTTTCCTGAAAGAAATAAATTGTGGGAATTTAAGGTATGGGTGTAATTATTATGATTATGAGGAAGGTACCCTCGTCTTTGTTTCACCAGGACAAGTAGTGGATATAGAAACGGATGGGAAGGTGTATCAACCCAAGGGATATGCGCTGGTTTTTCATCCCGATCTGATACAAGGGACACCCCTTGCAAAAAGCATACAGAGCTACAATTTCTTTAGCTACAACACCAATGAGGCCTTGCATTTATCCGAACGTGAGCGACAGATTATTTTGGACTGTTTTTCGAAGATAGCCTATGAATTGCAGCAAGGAGTTGACAAGCATAGTAAGAAACTTATGTGCTCAAACATTGAGCTATTCCTGAATTACTGCGAACGTTTTTACGACCGCCAGTTTATCACCCGTGATAATGTTAATAAAGGTATTTTAGAAAAGTTTGAGGAGCTGCTGAATGGCTATTATTCCTCGGACAAACCGCAAAGAATCGGCTTGCCCGCTGTTGCTTATTTCGCAGAAGAATTGCATTTGTCTGCTAATTATTTTGGGGATTTAATCAAAAAGGAAACAGGAAAATCGGCAAAGGATTACATTCAAGGAAAAATAATTGAGGTCGCTAAAAACAAGACTTTCAATTCAGATAAAACCGTAAGTGAAATTGCCTATGAATTAGGATTCAAATATCCCCAACATTTTACAAGACTTTTCAAGCAGCGTGTGGGATGTACGCCGAATGAATATAGAAACCTGAACTAG
- a CDS encoding IS3 family transposase: protein MRYSQAEKYELIQLVEQSGLSVRKTLKELDIHPSTFYNWYNRYLEKGYEGLAPSKSKRKGFWNRIPDAQREEVVDLALDKPELSPRELAFHIQDKKGWFISESSVYRILKARGLITSPAFILIKADKEFKDKTTEVNQMWQTDFSYFKVIGWGWYYLSTVLDDYSRFILSWNLSPTMRTEDAEHTIKLALDFTNLSKEEAPRLLSDNGSSYISDQFKEFLEEKGLSHIRGRPNHPQTQGKIERYHRSIKNVIKLENYFFPDQLRENIREFVNHYNHHRHHESLENLTPADVYFQRGEKILERRQKIKTKTLNLRRSFYKQTKTAAST from the coding sequence ATGCGCTATTCCCAAGCAGAAAAATACGAACTTATTCAGCTGGTTGAACAGTCTGGATTGAGTGTTCGAAAGACGCTCAAAGAGCTGGATATCCATCCCAGTACTTTCTACAATTGGTACAACAGGTATCTGGAAAAGGGATACGAGGGCCTGGCTCCATCTAAAAGCAAGCGAAAAGGATTCTGGAACCGCATTCCAGATGCTCAAAGAGAAGAAGTAGTTGATCTAGCCCTCGATAAGCCGGAGCTTTCTCCTAGAGAACTTGCTTTTCATATTCAGGACAAAAAGGGCTGGTTTATCTCAGAATCAAGTGTTTATAGGATTTTGAAAGCCAGAGGATTGATTACTTCTCCAGCTTTTATTCTCATAAAAGCTGATAAAGAGTTCAAAGACAAAACCACTGAGGTTAATCAAATGTGGCAAACCGATTTTTCTTATTTTAAAGTTATAGGTTGGGGCTGGTATTATCTCTCTACTGTGCTAGACGATTATTCCAGATTTATTCTCTCCTGGAATCTTTCTCCCACGATGAGAACTGAAGATGCTGAGCATACCATAAAGCTGGCCCTTGATTTTACAAATCTAAGTAAAGAAGAGGCACCTAGACTACTTTCCGATAACGGCTCAAGTTATATCTCAGATCAGTTTAAAGAATTCCTCGAAGAAAAAGGACTATCTCATATTCGGGGAAGGCCCAATCATCCTCAAACCCAAGGCAAGATCGAACGCTATCACAGGTCAATCAAAAATGTCATCAAACTGGAAAATTACTTCTTCCCTGATCAGCTTAGAGAAAATATCAGGGAGTTTGTAAACCATTACAATCATCACAGGCATCATGAATCTCTAGAAAACCTCACGCCTGCTGATGTCTACTTTCAGAGAGGAGAGAAAATCCTCGAGCGTAGACAGAAGATCAAAACCAAAACCCTAAATCTCAGACGCTCTTTTTACAAGCAGACAAAAACTGCTGCTTCAACTTAA